From a single Bacteroidales bacterium genomic region:
- a CDS encoding T9SS type A sorting domain-containing protein: VISIYDYTGNKVLSKTINAASGNNGKETINISFLKKGLYLIKIDGYPVCKKFIVQ, from the coding sequence ATGTCATTTCAATTTATGATTATACTGGAAATAAGGTTTTAAGTAAAACAATAAATGCTGCATCTGGTAATAATGGTAAAGAAACAATAAACATTTCCTTTTTGAAAAAAGGATTATATTTGATAAAAATTGATGGTTACCCGGTTTGCAA